The following are encoded in a window of Thermodesulfobacterium geofontis OPF15 genomic DNA:
- a CDS encoding aminotransferase class I/II-fold pyridoxal phosphate-dependent enzyme yields the protein MGKNKIKPAFRTLQVEYAIRDIVEASEEAKKRGKDLIYLNIGDPVKYGFKTPKSIIEAVCKALQKNYNSYSESSGIPEAIKAIEANALKKGIKPVDIYITQGASEAIEFAISALVNSEENILLPCPCYPLYQAIVSKFRIEARYYLLDENKNWEPDIESIEPLIDKKTRAIVIINPNNPTGAIYSKETLERIVEIAKKYNLVILSDEIYDQYILEDNLKYVSIASLSDEVPVITFNGLSKNYFAPGFRIGWGIISGPKDLLEDYIEAIHKLARTRLCAPHPLQYAIPVALNNENHYIKEVIQMLRRRRDILVEGLNQIPFISCVKPLGAFYAFPRLEIPHIDDLEFTKKLILEEGVVVVHGSGFGQKPGTKHFRIIFLPEEKILEEALERIERFIKKLIS from the coding sequence ATGGGAAAAAATAAAATTAAACCAGCTTTTAGGACACTTCAAGTAGAGTATGCTATAAGAGATATAGTTGAGGCTTCTGAAGAAGCAAAAAAGCGGGGAAAGGATTTAATTTATTTAAATATTGGTGATCCAGTAAAATATGGATTTAAAACTCCTAAATCTATAATTGAGGCAGTTTGTAAAGCCTTACAAAAAAATTACAATTCCTATTCTGAATCTTCTGGTATACCAGAGGCTATAAAAGCTATAGAAGCTAATGCTCTTAAAAAGGGTATAAAACCAGTTGATATTTATATTACTCAAGGAGCATCTGAAGCTATAGAATTTGCTATCTCAGCTTTGGTTAATTCCGAAGAAAATATTTTACTTCCATGCCCTTGTTATCCTTTATATCAAGCTATTGTTTCTAAATTTAGAATAGAGGCAAGATATTATTTATTAGATGAAAATAAAAACTGGGAACCAGATATAGAAAGTATTGAACCTTTAATAGATAAAAAAACCAGAGCTATTGTAATAATAAATCCTAATAATCCAACAGGTGCAATCTATTCAAAAGAAACCTTAGAGAGAATAGTAGAAATAGCTAAAAAATATAATTTAGTAATTCTTTCTGATGAAATCTATGATCAATATATATTAGAGGATAATTTAAAATATGTTTCTATAGCATCTTTAAGTGATGAAGTACCTGTAATTACTTTTAATGGACTTTCTAAAAATTATTTTGCTCCGGGATTTAGAATAGGTTGGGGGATTATTTCTGGTCCTAAAGATTTATTAGAAGATTATATAGAAGCAATTCATAAATTGGCAAGAACTCGTCTTTGTGCTCCACATCCCTTACAATATGCTATTCCTGTTGCTTTAAATAATGAAAATCATTATATTAAAGAAGTAATTCAAATGCTTAGAAGAAGGAGGGACATTTTAGTGGAGGGATTAAATCAAATACCCTTCATTTCGTGTGTTAAACCTTTAGGAGCTTTTTATGCCTTCCCAAGATTAGAAATTCCTCATATTGATGATCTTGAATTTACAAAAAAATTAATTTTAGAAGAAGGTGTAGTTGTAGTTCATGGAAGCGGTTTCGGACAGAAACCAGGAACTAAACATTTTCGTATTATATTTTTACCAGAAGAAAAGATCCTTGAAGAAGCTTTAGAAAGAATCGAGAGATTTATTAAAAAACTTATTTCTTAG
- a CDS encoding triose-phosphate isomerase, which translates to MLKYKPLRKFYTLQETEEPNLLKDFFPYVEPPRIFFDGKYIPPQPAKDFYITDTTFRDGQQARTPYTPEQIETLYKFLHQLSGPKGIIRKTEFFLYTKRDREALERCLSLGYQYPEITGWIRAKKEDLKLVKEAGLKETGILTSCSDYHIYLKLKKTRKEALEDYLAIVKEALSLGIRPRCHFEDVTRADIYGFVIPFAIELMKLREESKIDIKIRLCDTLGVAVPFPEACLPISVPKLIRALIEEAGVPETLLEWHGHNDFYRAVINATTAWLYGCTYVNTSLLGIGERTGNTPLEAMVFEYICLRGTADGMDTTVITDIVNYYKNVLHEKIPVRQPFVGEEFNATKAGIHIDGIIKNEEIYNPFDTLKLLKRPIQIIITDKSGTAGIAYWINTHFGLEGDKKIDKRHPGVAKIYKKILEEYEKGRVTPISNEEIYTLVRKYIPELFVSELDHLRDYVIDLMTKYIEDLAQDPNIVSLDPQKMKRVLKTFLEDHPYVQFIYVVDTEGKPIIGLTNDFEYIKKFEELLKTETFENRDWFINPMKTGETYTSKFYTSKITSNLCITISTPVRNKYEEIIGILGMDIKFEDVVKMENGSYEV; encoded by the coding sequence ATGCTTAAGTATAAACCTCTCAGAAAATTTTATACTTTACAAGAAACAGAAGAACCTAATTTATTAAAAGATTTTTTTCCCTATGTAGAACCTCCAAGAATTTTTTTTGATGGGAAATATATTCCTCCTCAACCTGCAAAAGATTTTTATATTACTGATACCACTTTCAGAGATGGTCAACAAGCAAGAACTCCTTATACCCCTGAACAAATAGAAACTCTTTATAAATTTTTACACCAATTAAGTGGACCTAAAGGAATAATAAGAAAAACTGAATTCTTTTTATATACAAAAAGAGACAGAGAGGCTTTAGAAAGGTGTCTTTCTTTAGGTTATCAATATCCTGAAATTACAGGTTGGATAAGAGCAAAAAAAGAGGATCTAAAACTTGTTAAAGAGGCGGGGCTTAAAGAAACAGGAATTTTAACTTCCTGTTCTGATTATCATATCTATTTAAAATTAAAAAAAACAAGAAAAGAAGCTTTAGAGGATTATTTAGCTATAGTGAAAGAAGCTCTTTCCTTAGGAATCAGACCAAGATGTCATTTTGAAGATGTAACCCGTGCAGATATTTATGGATTTGTTATCCCCTTTGCTATAGAACTTATGAAATTAAGAGAAGAAAGTAAAATAGATATAAAAATAAGGCTTTGTGATACCTTAGGTGTAGCTGTTCCATTTCCTGAAGCTTGCTTACCTATAAGTGTTCCTAAATTAATAAGAGCACTTATAGAGGAGGCTGGGGTTCCAGAAACTCTTTTAGAATGGCATGGACATAATGATTTTTACAGAGCAGTAATTAATGCTACAACTGCTTGGCTTTATGGTTGTACCTATGTAAATACTTCTCTACTTGGAATAGGAGAAAGAACCGGAAATACTCCTTTAGAAGCTATGGTTTTTGAATATATATGTTTGAGAGGAACTGCCGACGGAATGGATACCACAGTAATAACAGATATTGTAAACTATTATAAAAATGTTTTGCATGAAAAAATACCTGTTAGGCAACCTTTTGTAGGAGAAGAATTTAATGCAACCAAAGCAGGTATTCACATTGATGGGATTATTAAAAATGAAGAAATTTATAATCCTTTTGATACTTTAAAACTTCTCAAAAGACCTATTCAAATTATTATTACAGATAAAAGTGGAACAGCAGGTATTGCTTATTGGATAAATACCCATTTTGGACTTGAAGGGGATAAAAAAATCGATAAAAGACATCCAGGAGTGGCAAAAATTTATAAAAAGATCCTTGAAGAATACGAAAAGGGAAGGGTTACCCCTATTTCAAATGAAGAAATATATACCTTGGTTAGAAAATATATACCAGAACTTTTTGTATCAGAATTAGACCACTTAAGAGATTATGTAATAGATCTTATGACCAAGTATATAGAAGATTTAGCCCAAGATCCGAATATAGTCTCTTTAGATCCGCAAAAGATGAAAAGGGTTTTAAAAACTTTTTTAGAAGATCATCCCTATGTTCAATTTATCTATGTTGTAGATACTGAAGGTAAACCCATTATAGGGCTTACTAATGATTTTGAGTATATTAAAAAATTTGAGGAACTTCTAAAAACCGAGACTTTTGAAAATAGGGATTGGTTCATAAACCCTATGAAAACTGGAGAAACTTATACTTCTAAATTTTATACCTCAAAAATAACCTCTAACCTTTGTATTACTATATCTACGCCTGTTAGAAATAAATATGAGGAAATAATTGGTATTCTTGGAATGGATATAAAATTTGAAGATGTAGTTAAAATGGAAAATGGATCCTATGAAGTCTAA
- a CDS encoding PD40 domain-containing protein: MKSKIFFVFLFLVILFKYSFCEEIPTITVEPTSFSKTIIRIPDFEGDKNLSAQLTPLLRKLLNYHLFVLALKNPPLPNYPSKEYYLVGNVEKKGNEIFIKAELRDTLENKILKTYKISGSSDYPQTLIYALCDKLIESISHYKGIAFTKIVFVKRTSKGDKLYVADFSKENPRLLRSAPLILFPKFSKSGNKLAYLVYEENRYFLEIYNLKDSTKEKFTIKGICSTPVWFPNDKELVITAEEGQEMVLYRFNTETKELTPLIKGRGILQAGSVSPGGNFLAYVYGEKAGNPQIYLLDLETLKPYKIPQKRIYNTSPRFSPKGEYLLFLSKGGGLSSINLYNLKTKEQKEIKFSGNLEDPAFSPTGDYLIAFGEGKEGKGLYLIHLDSSLTYLYLSGSNFIFPDWAEL; encoded by the coding sequence ATGAAGTCTAAAATTTTTTTTGTTTTTCTATTTTTAGTTATTCTTTTTAAATATTCTTTTTGTGAAGAAATACCTACCATTACTGTAGAACCAACCTCTTTTAGTAAAACTATAATAAGAATTCCTGATTTTGAGGGAGATAAAAACCTTTCTGCTCAACTAACCCCTCTTTTAAGAAAACTTCTAAACTACCATCTATTTGTTTTAGCCTTAAAAAATCCTCCTCTTCCAAACTATCCTTCTAAGGAATATTATTTAGTAGGAAATGTAGAAAAAAAGGGAAACGAAATTTTTATTAAAGCTGAATTAAGAGATACTCTGGAAAATAAAATCCTAAAAACTTATAAAATTTCTGGTTCTTCAGATTATCCACAAACTTTAATTTATGCTCTTTGTGATAAATTGATAGAAAGTATTTCCCATTATAAAGGAATTGCTTTTACAAAAATTGTTTTTGTAAAAAGAACCTCTAAAGGAGATAAACTTTATGTAGCTGATTTTTCAAAAGAAAATCCTCGCCTTTTAAGATCAGCACCTCTTATACTTTTCCCAAAATTTTCTAAAAGCGGAAATAAACTTGCCTATCTTGTTTATGAAGAAAATAGATATTTTTTAGAAATTTATAATTTGAAAGATTCAACAAAAGAAAAATTTACTATCAAGGGGATCTGCTCTACACCTGTATGGTTCCCAAATGATAAAGAATTAGTTATTACTGCGGAAGAAGGACAAGAAATGGTGCTCTATCGTTTTAATACAGAAACAAAAGAATTAACTCCCTTAATCAAGGGAAGGGGTATTCTACAGGCAGGAAGTGTTTCTCCTGGGGGAAATTTTTTAGCTTATGTATATGGGGAGAAAGCAGGAAATCCTCAAATTTATCTTTTAGATTTAGAAACTTTAAAACCTTATAAAATCCCTCAAAAAAGAATTTACAATACTTCTCCAAGATTTTCTCCAAAAGGAGAATACCTCCTTTTTCTCTCAAAAGGAGGTGGATTATCTTCAATTAATCTTTATAACTTAAAAACAAAAGAACAAAAAGAAATTAAATTCTCAGGCAATCTTGAAGACCCTGCCTTTTCTCCTACAGGAGATTATCTTATAGCTTTTGGAGAAGGAAAAGAAGGAAAGGGATTATATTTAATTCATTTAGATTCTTCACTAACTTATCTTTACCTTTCTGGAAGTAATTTTATCTTTCCTGACTGGGCTGAATTATAG
- the flgL gene encoding flagellar hook-associated protein FlgL, whose protein sequence is MRIGFNTRFRSILADLNRLSSEINLTQLKISSGKNFLRPSDDPSSVVISLNYKQGIFNIEKYQRAIEDGLSILRSQEATLGNIQDLIARAKVLAIQAANNTQNAQSRQAIANEIEGIISAILSLTNSQLGEKYIFAGKKTSGYTPGEKPFELVKETLPDGQIIEKVVYNGSIEDLEVGYDENLSINLGENGQKIFIDSGLFETLLGLKRTLQANNTVDYKKEQYNIQEFIGKLDNVYNYISAKRGEIGSKISHLETKKNLYQDFKETLQTNLGNVESADLAELATKLQSLTIAYDAALRATVMVSDLSLAKYL, encoded by the coding sequence ATGAGAATAGGTTTTAATACAAGATTTAGAAGCATTTTAGCAGATTTAAATCGCCTTTCTTCAGAAATTAATCTTACACAACTTAAAATTTCTTCAGGAAAAAATTTTCTTCGCCCTTCAGATGATCCTTCTTCAGTGGTAATAAGTCTTAATTATAAGCAGGGAATTTTTAATATAGAAAAATATCAGAGAGCTATAGAAGATGGATTAAGTATTTTAAGATCCCAAGAGGCAACGCTTGGCAATATTCAAGATTTAATTGCAAGAGCAAAAGTACTTGCTATTCAAGCAGCTAATAATACTCAAAATGCTCAATCAAGACAAGCTATTGCTAATGAAATAGAGGGAATAATTTCAGCTATACTTTCTCTTACTAATTCTCAGCTTGGTGAAAAATATATTTTTGCAGGCAAAAAAACAAGCGGATATACTCCAGGAGAAAAACCTTTTGAATTAGTAAAAGAAACCTTACCAGATGGTCAAATTATAGAAAAAGTTGTTTATAATGGATCTATAGAAGATTTAGAAGTAGGATATGATGAAAATTTATCTATAAATCTCGGAGAAAATGGACAAAAGATATTTATTGATTCAGGTCTTTTTGAAACTCTTTTAGGTTTGAAAAGGACTCTCCAAGCTAATAATACTGTGGATTACAAAAAAGAACAGTATAATATCCAAGAATTTATAGGAAAACTTGATAATGTTTACAATTATATTTCTGCTAAAAGAGGGGAAATAGGTTCTAAGATTTCCCATTTAGAAACTAAGAAAAATCTTTATCAGGACTTTAAAGAGACCCTACAAACCAATCTTGGAAACGTAGAAAGCGCCGATCTTGCAGAATTGGCAACCAAACTTCAAAGTCTTACTATAGCCTATGATGCAGCATTAAGAGCAACAGTTATGGTTAGTGATTTAAGCTTAGCAAAATACCTATAA
- the flgK gene encoding flagellar hook-associated protein FlgK, with translation MAGLTAALNIAKNALLTFQTATQVISHNIANVSNEAYCRQKPIETTYPSSPSPAGPIGSGVKIEMIQRYFDAFLEKNINLKRTDYGLFSAEETGLTILETLFNEVTEESGLISILQNFWTAWQNLSNYPENLSARTQIIETGKLIVEALRAKFKGMQDLETQIGLKLKTIVDKINALSSQIAELNLQISAMETGGKSANDLRDQRDKLVGELSQLVSIQYFETKEGAYNIVLGKGFNLVELGKTWKLEVSGTDVYWVSTKGEKIPLTSKEVNSGELGGWLRLLEQLSDEFNYEYVSGNKIVYNLSGKLISEGDKLVDDLGLSIGASFSFSGKDHFGNTISGSFTITTGNETVKDLLNAIESAFNYTVSAYLKDGRLFIEDKYRGSGELNFSITGPINFGSFDDPTYQRRVIELNLAGRLKLFGEELIKAVNELHTQGVGLVFYEKELEAAYWVNQYIKELPYFLDITKTPDGNQFTGIFYIWIKDPTGKITPVKVSLDGLSINATLDDLAQKINSALREAGFYIDSNSWNIRTLVRNGRLVFQAQEGYSFGFSNDTSKILLATGINIFFVGSDPANFKVNELLVSKPELIASGKMDISAFRSEEPLFGLFKSSNPIDPSQTFNITKLYIRLYDQKGNIITSPPLDLTNQGIIWNNNLNAYEIDIDPSTSLQQILDKLDSLPFLRAYVDAEGKMVLALEPNQTTVYGFEIGDNSSTNDFVDLLNNEKMYIPAFRWDGTSETRVITGFERFNLNPTIKDYLSFYLFDENGNLINNQPFRIDLDQIISNGGTIFTLLQKINSYENAVYGLSARFDRNGKLIIETTGLYNTKTFIIQDELYDGTNYIQTSYNYGFINFLKGYELKRGDNRVAQAIADSANVTRKSLNYSTLQNYYSSIVGEVGSATNSVKDSKSFLETLISQLKSMKESISGVSLDEEMANLIKYQQAFVASAKVLTTVEDMFEALLNAKR, from the coding sequence ATGGCAGGATTAACAGCAGCTTTAAACATAGCTAAAAATGCTTTACTTACTTTTCAAACTGCTACTCAAGTAATCAGCCATAATATAGCCAATGTAAGTAACGAAGCTTACTGCAGACAAAAACCTATAGAGACTACTTATCCTTCAAGTCCATCTCCTGCAGGTCCTATTGGAAGTGGTGTAAAAATAGAAATGATTCAGCGTTATTTTGATGCCTTTTTGGAAAAGAATATAAATTTAAAAAGAACAGATTATGGACTTTTTTCTGCTGAAGAAACAGGATTAACTATTTTAGAAACACTTTTTAATGAGGTTACAGAAGAAAGTGGCCTTATTAGTATATTGCAAAATTTTTGGACAGCTTGGCAAAATCTTTCTAATTATCCTGAAAATCTTTCTGCAAGAACTCAAATAATAGAAACAGGAAAACTGATAGTTGAAGCTTTAAGAGCTAAATTTAAAGGTATGCAAGATTTAGAGACTCAGATTGGACTTAAGTTAAAAACTATTGTGGATAAAATAAATGCTTTGAGTTCTCAAATTGCTGAACTAAATCTTCAAATTTCAGCTATGGAGACAGGAGGGAAGTCAGCTAATGATTTAAGAGATCAGAGAGATAAACTTGTTGGCGAGCTATCTCAGCTTGTTTCCATTCAATATTTTGAAACAAAAGAAGGAGCATATAATATAGTGCTTGGAAAAGGATTTAATTTAGTTGAACTTGGGAAAACTTGGAAACTTGAAGTTTCTGGAACTGATGTTTATTGGGTTAGCACAAAGGGAGAAAAAATACCTCTAACAAGCAAAGAGGTTAATTCTGGAGAACTTGGAGGGTGGTTAAGACTTCTTGAACAACTCTCAGATGAATTTAACTATGAATACGTTTCTGGAAATAAGATAGTTTACAATCTTTCTGGGAAATTGATAAGTGAAGGAGATAAATTGGTAGATGACTTGGGATTATCTATAGGTGCCAGTTTTTCTTTTTCTGGGAAAGATCATTTTGGAAATACTATTTCTGGAAGTTTTACTATAACAACCGGAAATGAAACTGTTAAAGATTTACTTAATGCTATAGAGTCTGCCTTTAACTATACAGTTTCTGCCTATCTAAAAGATGGAAGACTTTTTATTGAAGATAAATATAGAGGATCTGGGGAATTAAATTTTTCTATTACTGGACCTATAAATTTTGGATCTTTTGATGACCCCACATATCAAAGAAGAGTAATAGAGCTAAATCTTGCAGGAAGACTTAAACTTTTTGGGGAAGAATTGATAAAGGCTGTGAATGAGCTTCATACCCAAGGAGTAGGTTTAGTTTTTTACGAAAAAGAATTAGAGGCTGCTTACTGGGTAAATCAATATATTAAGGAACTACCTTATTTTTTAGATATAACTAAAACCCCTGATGGAAACCAATTTACAGGAATTTTCTATATCTGGATTAAAGATCCTACAGGTAAAATAACACCTGTTAAAGTATCCTTAGATGGGTTAAGTATTAATGCTACTTTGGATGATTTAGCACAAAAGATAAATTCAGCCTTGCGTGAGGCAGGTTTTTATATCGATTCTAACAGCTGGAACATAAGGACTTTAGTAAGAAATGGAAGACTTGTTTTTCAGGCTCAAGAAGGATATTCTTTTGGCTTTTCTAATGATACCTCAAAGATATTATTAGCTACAGGAATAAACATCTTTTTTGTTGGTTCAGATCCAGCTAATTTTAAAGTGAATGAACTTTTAGTTAGTAAACCAGAACTTATTGCCTCTGGTAAAATGGATATTTCAGCTTTTAGAAGTGAAGAACCACTTTTTGGCTTGTTTAAAAGTTCTAATCCTATAGATCCTTCTCAAACCTTTAATATTACAAAACTTTATATAAGGCTTTATGACCAAAAGGGTAATATTATAACCTCACCTCCTTTAGATCTAACTAATCAGGGAATTATTTGGAATAACAACTTAAATGCCTATGAAATAGATATAGATCCTTCTACCTCTCTTCAACAAATCCTTGATAAATTAGATAGTCTTCCCTTTCTTAGAGCCTATGTAGATGCTGAAGGAAAAATGGTTTTAGCTCTTGAGCCTAACCAAACAACAGTTTACGGGTTTGAGATAGGAGATAATTCCTCAACTAATGATTTTGTAGATTTATTAAATAATGAAAAGATGTATATCCCTGCATTTAGATGGGATGGAACCTCTGAGACAAGAGTAATAACAGGTTTTGAAAGATTTAATTTAAACCCCACTATAAAGGATTATCTATCCTTTTATCTTTTTGATGAAAATGGAAATCTTATAAATAACCAACCCTTTAGAATAGATCTTGATCAAATTATATCTAATGGTGGAACCATTTTTACACTCTTACAAAAAATAAATTCCTATGAAAATGCAGTATATGGACTTTCTGCTCGTTTTGATAGAAATGGAAAGCTAATCATTGAGACAACTGGTTTATATAATACTAAAACTTTTATTATTCAAGATGAATTATATGACGGAACTAACTATATACAAACATCTTACAATTATGGATTTATTAATTTTTTAAAGGGTTATGAGTTAAAAAGAGGGGATAATAGAGTTGCTCAAGCTATTGCAGATTCAGCAAATGTAACCAGAAAATCTCTAAATTACTCTACTCTTCAAAATTATTATTCCAGTATTGTTGGAGAGGTTGGTTCTGCAACTAACTCAGTAAAAGATAGTAAAAGTTTTTTAGAAACTCTTATTTCTCAACTTAAAAGTATGAAAGAAAGTATTTCTGGTGTTTCCTTAGATGAAGAAATGGCAAATTTAATAAAGTATCAACAGGCTTTTGTTGCCTCTGCCAAAGTTTTGACTACAGTTGAAGATATGTTTGAAGCACTTCTTAATGCTAAAAGATAA
- a CDS encoding flagellar basal body P-ring protein FlgI, translating into MRNLKIKIFSLIFSLFLVTSGFSARLKDIVDIEGVRGNYLIGYGLVVGLKGTGDGVLSKFTVQSVVNMLERFGIKVPKEQIILKNVAAVLVTAYLPPFAMPGQRIDVEVSSLGDAKSLQGGTLLLTPLLGPDGKVYALAQGPVSLGGFAAEGAGARIQTAHPTAGKIPNGAIVERPVEEGLKFNGLPKGTPEEIEKIIKKGEMDLQPRITLSLKEPDFSTAYKIAETINIYLKGNYAQPKDNRNIELVIPSSYREKEIKLLAELENLEIPTDIPAKVVIDERTGTVVIGENVRISKVAIAHGNISIQVKEYPEVYQPYPFSPGETVVVPRTEIEAKEKKAKVVILEEGATLGELVRALNAVGATATELISILQAIKAAGALQAELIII; encoded by the coding sequence ATGAGAAATTTAAAAATAAAGATTTTTTCTTTAATTTTTAGCCTTTTTTTAGTTACCTCAGGTTTTAGTGCAAGACTTAAAGATATAGTTGATATAGAAGGAGTAAGAGGAAATTATTTAATAGGATACGGACTTGTTGTAGGGCTTAAAGGAACAGGAGATGGGGTATTGAGTAAATTTACAGTACAGTCAGTGGTTAACATGCTTGAAAGATTCGGAATAAAGGTTCCTAAAGAACAAATAATTCTTAAAAATGTGGCAGCAGTTCTTGTTACAGCCTATCTTCCTCCATTTGCTATGCCTGGGCAAAGAATAGATGTAGAAGTTTCCTCTCTCGGAGATGCTAAAAGTTTACAAGGTGGAACCCTTCTTTTAACCCCACTTTTAGGACCAGATGGAAAAGTTTATGCCCTTGCTCAGGGTCCTGTATCTTTGGGTGGATTTGCAGCAGAGGGAGCAGGTGCTCGTATACAAACAGCTCATCCTACGGCAGGAAAAATTCCTAATGGAGCTATAGTAGAAAGACCAGTAGAAGAAGGTTTAAAATTTAACGGACTACCTAAGGGAACACCTGAAGAAATAGAAAAAATAATTAAAAAAGGAGAAATGGATTTACAACCGAGAATAACTCTATCTTTGAAGGAACCTGATTTTTCAACAGCTTATAAAATAGCAGAAACTATTAATATTTATTTAAAAGGTAATTATGCCCAACCAAAAGATAATCGCAATATTGAACTTGTAATTCCTTCTTCTTACAGAGAAAAAGAAATAAAACTTTTAGCAGAACTTGAAAACTTAGAAATTCCAACAGATATTCCAGCTAAAGTAGTTATTGATGAGAGAACAGGTACAGTGGTAATAGGAGAAAATGTTAGAATTTCCAAAGTAGCTATTGCTCATGGGAATATAAGCATACAAGTTAAAGAATATCCAGAGGTATATCAACCTTATCCATTTTCTCCTGGAGAAACAGTTGTAGTTCCAAGAACAGAAATAGAAGCTAAAGAAAAGAAAGCAAAAGTAGTTATTTTAGAAGAGGGTGCCACCTTAGGAGAGCTTGTAAGAGCTTTAAATGCAGTTGGTGCAACAGCTACAGAACTTATTTCCATTTTACAGGCCATAAAAGCAGCAGGTGCCTTACAGGCTGAATTGATAATTATTTAG
- a CDS encoding flagellar basal body L-ring protein FlgH produces MIKKYLKFLTILSSFFFIYGCFEYNPKTPPPPPPPPSVDIPYEIPQALSKGSLYKDGAVSISFSDLRARQVGDIVTIKIVETYSTSSSVKQQTAKKSSAKAGIDKLMGFENRIEGIFKDATPSDLFEGSLSTSTTGQGGTSRESKILATMTARVIKVLPNGNLVIQGTRAIKKNNDLEYITLTGIIRPEDIGYDNSILSTQISDAYIEYSGKGPTSEVVSGPGIITRLLHIFWPF; encoded by the coding sequence TTGATTAAAAAATATTTAAAATTTTTGACTATTTTAAGTTCTTTCTTTTTTATTTATGGATGTTTTGAATATAATCCTAAAACTCCTCCTCCCCCTCCACCTCCTCCAAGTGTAGATATACCCTATGAAATACCTCAAGCTTTGAGTAAAGGATCTTTATATAAAGATGGAGCAGTCAGTATTAGTTTTTCTGATTTAAGAGCAAGACAAGTGGGGGATATAGTTACTATAAAGATTGTAGAAACTTATAGTACTTCAAGTTCTGTTAAACAACAAACAGCTAAAAAAAGCTCTGCAAAAGCAGGAATAGATAAACTAATGGGATTTGAAAATAGAATTGAAGGTATCTTTAAAGATGCTACCCCTTCTGATCTTTTTGAAGGTAGTTTAAGTACTTCAACAACAGGACAAGGTGGAACATCAAGGGAAAGTAAAATTTTAGCTACTATGACTGCCAGAGTAATTAAAGTTTTACCTAATGGGAATCTTGTTATTCAAGGAACAAGAGCTATTAAGAAAAATAACGATTTAGAATACATTACTCTTACAGGAATAATAAGACCAGAAGATATAGGTTATGATAATTCTATACTTTCAACTCAGATTTCTGATGCCTATATAGAATACAGTGGTAAAGGACCTACAAGTGAAGTTGTAAGCGGTCCAGGAATTATTACTAGACTTTTACATATTTTTTGGCCCTTTTAG
- the flgA gene encoding flagellar basal body P-ring formation chaperone FlgA codes for MRKIILITFFASLIFFLKINLTFSNEIYTPEDFKEIFLKEIKNKFSWVKGEIYVESIRIEPKSAIIPKNTPYKAIFMAKPKIGSNLLVLEFKKDDTLEKIKILGYVEAKVPVIVLKRPVLNKSILSEEDIEIELKPLSRLPQDVILDKDAALGKQVRMSLNAGTILRYSHIERPIIIKRNQVVYIIARGKNFVVKAKGLALQEGREGASIKVKNISSKKILWGKVISPEEVEVSL; via the coding sequence ATGAGAAAAATTATACTAATTACATTTTTTGCTTCTTTAATATTCTTTTTAAAAATAAATTTAACCTTTTCAAATGAGATCTATACTCCTGAAGACTTTAAAGAAATATTCTTAAAGGAAATAAAAAACAAATTTTCCTGGGTTAAAGGAGAGATATACGTAGAAAGCATAAGAATAGAGCCAAAATCCGCAATTATCCCCAAAAACACACCTTATAAAGCTATTTTTATGGCTAAGCCTAAAATAGGATCTAATCTTCTTGTCTTAGAATTTAAAAAGGATGATACTTTAGAAAAGATAAAAATTTTGGGTTATGTTGAAGCTAAAGTTCCTGTAATAGTTCTAAAGAGACCTGTTCTTAATAAAAGTATATTAAGTGAAGAGGATATAGAGATAGAATTAAAGCCACTTTCAAGACTTCCTCAGGATGTAATTTTAGATAAAGATGCAGCTTTAGGTAAGCAAGTAAGAATGAGTTTAAATGCAGGAACTATTCTTAGATATTCTCATATTGAAAGACCTATAATTATTAAAAGAAACCAGGTGGTTTATATAATTGCAAGAGGAAAAAACTTTGTTGTGAAAGCAAAAGGTTTAGCTCTTCAAGAGGGAAGAGAGGGAGCAAGTATAAAGGTTAAAAATATAAGTAGTAAAAAAATTTTATGGGGTAAAGTAATTTCTCCTGAAGAAGTGGAGGTGTCACTTTGA